From a region of the Equus przewalskii isolate Varuska chromosome 2, EquPr2, whole genome shotgun sequence genome:
- the CD52 gene encoding CAMPATH-1 antigen isoform X2 — protein MGWTVMDTCLRLPCLVVQKQSSQKEPADSPAFISKSCCQESHQDPPKMKGFLFLLFTISLLVMIQIQTGVLGNKTKTMTTTKRPTKGAAPALGSLGGSCVLLFFTNALIRLFHLS, from the exons ATGGGGTGGACAGTGATGGACA CCTGCCTCCGCCTCCCCTGCCTCGTGGTTCAAAAGCAATCAAGCCAAAAGGAGCCTGCAGACAGCCCTGCGTTCATTTCCAAAAGTTGCTGCCAAGAGAGCCACCAAGATCCTCCCAAGATGAAgggcttcctcttcctcctgttcaCCATCAGCCTCCTGGTTATGATTCAG ATACAGACTGGAGTCTTGGGAAACAAGACCAAGACCATGACCACCACGAAGAGACCCACCAAGGGCGCAGCGCCAGCACTCGGCAGCCTGGGTGGTAGCTGTGTCCTTCTCTTCTTTACCAACGCCCTCATCCGGCTCTTCCACCTCAGCTGA
- the CD52 gene encoding CAMPATH-1 antigen isoform X1 — protein MPSLRKSAAGTLTARLLSPPNPVRGAASPPPASTRSHACLRLPCLVVQKQSSQKEPADSPAFISKSCCQESHQDPPKMKGFLFLLFTISLLVMIQIQTGVLGNKTKTMTTTKRPTKGAAPALGSLGGSCVLLFFTNALIRLFHLS, from the exons ATGCCTTCACTCCGTAAATCCGCAGCTGGAACGCTCACGGCGCGACTTCTATCACCACCTAACCCCGTCCGGGGAGCCGCGTCGCCTCCTCCCGCCTCCACGCGTAGCCATG CCTGCCTCCGCCTCCCCTGCCTCGTGGTTCAAAAGCAATCAAGCCAAAAGGAGCCTGCAGACAGCCCTGCGTTCATTTCCAAAAGTTGCTGCCAAGAGAGCCACCAAGATCCTCCCAAGATGAAgggcttcctcttcctcctgttcaCCATCAGCCTCCTGGTTATGATTCAG ATACAGACTGGAGTCTTGGGAAACAAGACCAAGACCATGACCACCACGAAGAGACCCACCAAGGGCGCAGCGCCAGCACTCGGCAGCCTGGGTGGTAGCTGTGTCCTTCTCTTCTTTACCAACGCCCTCATCCGGCTCTTCCACCTCAGCTGA